One genomic segment of Papaver somniferum cultivar HN1 unplaced genomic scaffold, ASM357369v1 unplaced-scaffold_6, whole genome shotgun sequence includes these proteins:
- the LOC113343560 gene encoding zinc finger protein ZAT11-like, which produces MMSNKRSRGEMEESMEETMAKCLMLFSRDNGEAIEYQSVIQQHTMPTSSRGRIYECKTCNKQFPTFQALGGHRASHKKPRLMELYSSDNQTINDNQQQRRKQKIHGCSICGLKFPIGQALGGHMRKHRAAMIGSSPTTATAETTTTGLSSSSSDDTNISFQEERLPQVPVLKRSNSNRRVLSLNLDLSLSLLPYVSNDFEFSTIVNADTHMPSTPSMIYSFI; this is translated from the coding sequence ATGATGAGTAACAAGAGAAGTAGAGGAGAAATGGAAGAGAGCATGGAAGAAACCATGGCAAAGTGTTTAATGTTATTTTCACGCGACAATGGAGAAGCAATCGAGTATCAATCCGTGATTCAGCAACACACAATGCCAACGAGCAGTCGTGGCCGTATTTATGAGTGCAAAACATGTAATAAACAATTTCCGACATTTCAAGCGCTAGGAGGACATAGGGCGAGTCATAAGAAACCTCGGTTGATGGAACTGTATTCATCAGATAATCAAACTATCAATGACAACCAACAGCAACGGAGAAAACAAAAGATTCATGGGTGTTCGATTTGTGGTTTAAAGTTCCCGATTGGGCAAGCTTTAGGTGGGCATATGAGAAAACATAGAGCTGCCATGATCGGATCTTCGCCAACAACGGCAACAgcagaaacaacaacaacaggatTGTCATCCTCATCATCTGATGATACTAACATTAGTTTTCAAGAAGAAAGACTACCACAAGTGCCGGTGCTAAAGAGATCAAACAGTAACAGGAGAGTCTTGAGTTTGAATTTGGATTTGAGCTTATCTCTTCTTCCTTATGTTAGTAACGATTTTGAATTCTCCACCATTGTAAATGCAGACACACATATGCCATCTACCCCATCCATGATTTATAGTTTTATTTGA
- the LOC113343561 gene encoding zinc finger protein ZAT12-like: MMSNKRSRAEMEDSIVVAMAKCLMLLSRDKGGIDFQSVIDEQQMTSKSSTQDRVFECKTCNKQFLSFQALGGHRASHKTRPVMDLYSSDDQSVNDNQKQAKKVKTHECSICGLNFAAGQALGGHMRRHRASMIESSTTIAGAGLSSILSSDITTAATHQKEMVPQVSALKRSNSRRVLSLNIDLDLSLSLQPLDNNDLEFSTDVKAPGKHISTTSTIYALI; this comes from the coding sequence ATGATGAGTAACAAAAGAAGTAGAGCAGAAATGGAAGACAGCATAGTAGTTGCCATGGCAAAGTGTTTGATGTTATTATCACGTGACAAGGGAGGGATCGATTTTCAATCCGTGATCGATGAGCAACAAATGACATCAAAATCCAGTACTCAAGATCGCGTTTTCGAGTGCAAAACATGTAATAAACAATTTCTGTCCTTTCAAGCTCTAGGAGGACATAGGGCGAGCCACAAGACACGTCCGGTGATGGACTTGTATTCATCGGATGATCAAAGCGTCAATGATAACCAAAAGCAAGCAAAGAAAGTAAAGACTCATGAGTGTTCTATTTGTGGTTTAAATTTCGCTGCAGGACAAGCTTTGGGTGGTCATATGAGAAGGCACAGAGCTTCCATGATTGAATCTTCGACAACAATAGCAGGAGCAGGATTGTCATCAATCTTGTCATCTGATATTACTACCGCTGCTACTCATCAAAAAGAAATGGTACCACAAGTTTCAGCATTGAAAAGATCAAATAGCAGGAGAGTTTTGAGTTTGAATATAGATTTAGATTTGAGCTTATCTCTTCAACCCTTGGATAACAATGATCTTGAGTTCTCCACTGATGTAAAAGCACCAGGGAAACATATTTCCACAACATCCACGATTTAtgctttgatttga
- the LOC113343564 gene encoding zinc finger protein ZAT12-like, whose amino-acid sequence MKEMMSNKRRGEMEESMAATMTKCLMLLSRDRGEMDYQSVIQQKIMPSSTQGRFYECKTCDKQFPSFQALGGHRASYKKPRLMELYSSDNHIINYNQQKAKKQKGHECSICGLTFAIGQALGGHMRRHRAAMVESSATTATAETTTTGLSSSSSDDTNISFQEERLPQVPVLKRSNSSRRVLSLNLDLSLSLLPYVSNDFEFSTIVNEDKHMPSSPSMIYSFI is encoded by the coding sequence ATGAAAGAAATGATGAGTAACAAGAGAAGAGGAGAAATGGAAGAGAGCATGGCAGCAACCATGACAAAGTGTTTAATGCTATTATCACGTGACCGTGGAGAGATGGACTATCAATCCGTGATTCAGCAAAAGATAATGCCATCAAGTACTCAAGGCCGTTTTTACGAGTGCAAAACCTGTGATAAACAATTTCCATCGTTTCAAGCACTAGGAGGACATAGAGCAAGTTACAAGAAACCTCGGTTAATGGAACTATATTCATCAGATAATCATATTATAAATTACAACCAACAGAAAGCGAAGAAACAAAAGGGTCATGAGTGTTCGATTTGTGGTTTAACGTTTGCGATTGGACAAGCTTTAGGTGGGCATATGAGAAGACATAGAGCTGCCATGGTTGAATCTTCGGCAACAACGGCAACAgcagaaacaacaacaacaggatTGTCATCCTCATCATCTGATGATACTAACATTAGTTTTCAAGAAGAAAGACTACCACAAGTGCCGGTACTAAAGAGATCAAACAGTAGCAGGAGAGTCTTGAGTCTGAATTTGGATTTGAGCTTATCTCTTCTTCCTTATGTTAGTAACGATTTTGAATTCTCCACTATTGTAAATGAAGACAAACATATGCCATCTTCCCCATCCATGATTTATAGTTTTATTTGA